A window of the Candidatus Margulisiibacteriota bacterium genome harbors these coding sequences:
- a CDS encoding AAA family ATPase has translation MKIKTMRIENFRSFKDETIEFDNYNCFVGSNGAGKSTVLNALNVFFRESKDTKTNLISLTEEDFHHKNITDPIKITITFIDLSKAAQETLSAYYRLNELTITAKAIFDKESGIATINQYGNRLAIKDFSKYFEADKAGSKVGALQAIYQSFCSQYIELPNVKTKGDMVEALQNYEQDHPKECLLIESPDQFYGFSGISKLHPYLQWIFVSASKDIIQECEETKSSALGQLLLRTVRSKVNFKEKIDQITERSQLEYKTMIDAEQPLLEQLSDSLMNRLKSWAHPETSIKVLWKQDPAKSVKILEPWAYIKIGERGFEGELARFGLGLQRSYMLALLQELAISETETGPTLLLGIEEPEIYQHPPQAKYLSDVLYDLSQQGAQLFLCSHSPQFIPGDKFETVRLVRDSGNPSCSNVYKLTYKELANELNLAGEKLYSESGMVAKLYSVLNPTINEIFFCKKIILVEGLEDMAYITTYLLLTENLNKFRSAGCHIVNVNSKSNLIKPIALAKLLNIPFYVICDADTDKDQIKDEDNRKSQVGKHKKDNKSIQILMNLKTIEEWPLADVITTNLTMWKTNITKTVIDDFSETVFNSFLNEAEKKYGDAGNLRKNPLIIATALCLAWEKEKKSDKLIELINRICKFAEN, from the coding sequence ATGAAAATAAAAACTATGAGAATTGAGAATTTCAGATCTTTTAAAGATGAAACAATTGAATTTGATAATTATAATTGTTTTGTTGGTTCAAATGGAGCAGGAAAATCTACTGTTCTGAATGCATTAAATGTTTTTTTTCGTGAAAGCAAGGACACCAAAACTAATTTAATTAGTCTCACTGAAGAAGATTTTCATCATAAAAACATAACCGATCCAATAAAAATCACAATTACATTTATAGACCTTTCTAAAGCGGCACAAGAGACGCTTTCGGCTTATTATCGACTAAACGAATTGACTATAACTGCAAAAGCAATATTTGATAAAGAAAGCGGAATAGCAACAATAAATCAATATGGCAATAGGCTTGCTATTAAGGATTTTTCGAAGTATTTTGAGGCTGATAAAGCTGGTTCAAAAGTAGGTGCACTACAGGCAATATATCAAAGTTTTTGTAGCCAATATATCGAATTGCCAAATGTAAAAACAAAAGGTGATATGGTAGAAGCATTACAAAATTATGAACAGGATCATCCTAAAGAATGTCTGTTAATTGAAAGTCCTGATCAATTTTATGGGTTTAGTGGAATTAGTAAATTACATCCTTATTTGCAATGGATTTTCGTATCAGCCTCTAAAGATATTATTCAGGAGTGCGAAGAAACAAAGTCTTCTGCATTAGGGCAATTATTACTTAGGACTGTAAGGAGTAAAGTTAACTTTAAAGAGAAAATTGATCAAATAACAGAGAGAAGTCAGCTAGAATATAAAACAATGATTGATGCCGAGCAACCATTGTTAGAACAGTTATCAGATTCACTTATGAATAGATTGAAATCATGGGCACATCCAGAAACTAGTATAAAAGTATTGTGGAAACAAGATCCAGCTAAATCTGTAAAAATATTGGAACCATGGGCTTATATAAAAATTGGGGAAAGGGGATTTGAAGGTGAGTTAGCACGATTTGGGTTAGGTCTTCAAAGATCATATATGCTTGCACTTTTGCAAGAATTGGCGATTTCAGAAACAGAAACTGGTCCAACGCTTTTACTAGGGATAGAAGAACCAGAAATTTATCAACATCCGCCACAAGCAAAATATCTTTCAGATGTTCTTTATGATTTATCACAGCAAGGTGCCCAACTTTTCCTTTGTTCACACAGCCCCCAATTTATTCCTGGAGATAAGTTTGAAACAGTTAGATTAGTTAGAGACTCTGGTAATCCTAGTTGTTCAAATGTTTATAAATTAACATATAAAGAATTAGCTAATGAATTAAATCTTGCAGGTGAGAAACTATATTCTGAATCTGGAATGGTTGCCAAGCTATATTCAGTTTTAAACCCAACTATAAATGAAATATTCTTTTGTAAAAAGATAATACTTGTAGAAGGATTAGAAGACATGGCCTATATAACAACGTATTTACTTCTAACAGAAAATTTAAATAAATTTAGATCAGCAGGCTGTCATATTGTAAATGTAAACAGCAAGAGTAACTTAATAAAACCAATTGCGTTAGCAAAACTATTAAATATACCTTTTTATGTTATATGTGATGCGGATACAGATAAAGATCAAATCAAAGATGAGGATAATAGGAAAAGTCAGGTAGGTAAACACAAAAAAGATAACAAATCGATTCAAATACTAATGAATCTAAAAACAATTGAAGAATGGCCCTTGGCAGATGTTATTACTACTAATTTAACAATGTGGAAAACTAATATAACAAAAACTGTAATTGATGACTTTAGTGAGA
- a CDS encoding DUF4062 domain-containing protein has product MVKPRVFVSSVMEEFEEYRNAAREVITESGGYPILIEDFPSSPISSRNACLDLVDTCEIFTIIISDRGGWTCPSGLLVIQEEYNKAKVKGIPIIVLIENIDRDNDAQGLVEIVSNYVSGHFRKMYNNISEYKTLLKSALDPVIDTFNNEEATMNIIEGLMDSSCDFNYNAGLRFVVMPDRDVEIFNQSILESKEFDNEIMAITHNTDINILSYKHSCCTNVELNKLIITQEGNDTSNRLIDFVRIEISNKGALSLDVNVTGLENRSNGGYHLGDTATIVKQDVEKRLSSIFLFLTAFYNKFDQYNKFNKFYYNISLKNVGHRIFVNEPITGSSVTMNMSGSNDFLVFDKEKMIARQALSEYQNHIDNAISIIRRKMD; this is encoded by the coding sequence ATGGTGAAGCCAAGAGTATTTGTAAGTTCCGTTATGGAAGAGTTTGAAGAATATAGAAATGCTGCTAGAGAAGTTATAACAGAATCTGGTGGATATCCTATATTAATAGAAGACTTCCCGAGTTCACCTATTTCATCACGAAATGCATGCTTGGACTTAGTGGATACTTGTGAAATCTTTACTATTATAATTAGTGATAGGGGTGGGTGGACATGCCCTTCTGGATTATTAGTTATTCAAGAAGAATACAATAAAGCAAAAGTAAAAGGTATCCCAATTATTGTTTTGATTGAAAATATAGATAGGGATAATGATGCTCAAGGGCTAGTGGAAATTGTTTCAAATTATGTCAGCGGTCATTTCAGAAAAATGTATAACAATATAAGTGAATACAAGACATTATTAAAATCAGCATTAGATCCAGTAATAGATACTTTTAATAATGAGGAGGCTACGATGAATATCATAGAAGGACTAATGGACAGTAGTTGCGACTTTAACTACAACGCAGGGTTAAGGTTCGTGGTGATGCCAGATAGAGATGTGGAAATATTTAACCAATCAATATTAGAATCCAAAGAATTTGATAATGAAATTATGGCAATAACCCATAATACAGATATAAATATTTTAAGCTATAAACACTCTTGCTGTACAAATGTAGAACTAAATAAGTTGATTATAACGCAAGAAGGGAATGATACATCCAATCGTTTAATAGATTTCGTAAGAATTGAAATATCAAATAAAGGAGCTCTTAGTTTAGATGTTAATGTTACTGGATTAGAAAACAGAAGTAATGGTGGTTATCATTTAGGGGATACAGCAACAATAGTTAAACAGGATGTTGAAAAAAGACTTAGTTCAATCTTTTTATTTCTAACAGCCTTTTATAACAAATTTGATCAGTATAATAAGTTTAATAAGTTTTACTACAATATATCCCTAAAAAATGTTGGACATAGAATATTTGTTAATGAACCGATTACTGGTTCTAGTGTAACAATGAACATGTCAGGCTCTAATGATTTCCTTGTTTTTGATAAAGAAAAAATGATTGCTAGACAAGCATTATCAGAATACCAAAATCATATTGACAATGCCATATCAATAATTCGTAGAAAAATGGATTAA